From Coffea arabica cultivar ET-39 chromosome 2e, Coffea Arabica ET-39 HiFi, whole genome shotgun sequence, the proteins below share one genomic window:
- the LOC140036143 gene encoding uncharacterized protein: protein MEASLISMAPLLLRNLITSLFIFADKCLAFFSQNSKVFEGLRYVILSSFLFFLRILPSFFPSLDPPEDKYENGDRYVPATVGGGGGATGCTGDSGIARALSQLLSIVNDIPVSSRKYEVVRSLAERIIDENLSENDDALRDVNRTVLSAAFARTLSQLEAAMLDQGRGFGSFTSVRNGEPMNGTAEVQYYFLLSRLRRAVKYCSDRVWLRGRSSDELNRSASSAEKLAAELLWLAQKMAACGSIEEAKTLKNLESKQSC, encoded by the coding sequence ATGGAAGCCTCCCTAATCTCCATGGCTCCTCTTCTTTTGAGAAACCTTATTACCTCACTCTTCATCTTTGCAGACAAATGCCTTGCTTTTTTTTCCCAGAATTCTAAGGTTTTTGAAGGTTTGCGCTATGTTATCCTCtcatcttttctcttctttcttcgcATCCTACCTTCTTTCTTTCCCAGTTTGGATCCACCTGAGGATAAGTACGAGAACGGTGATAGATATGTTCCGGCCACCGTAGGCGGTGGAGGTGGTGCGACAGGATGCACCGGTGACTCGGGTATTGCTAGAGCTCTTTCCCAACTGTTGTCGATTGTTAATGATATTCCGGTCAGCTCGAGAAAGTACGAGGTTGTCAGATCATTAGCCGAGAGAATTATTGATGAGAATTTATCAGAGAATGATGATGCATTGAGAGATGTTAATCGCACCGTTCTATCCGCGGCTTTTGCGCGCACCTTGAGCCAGCTTGAAGCCGCCATGTTGGACCAAGGACGTGGTTTTGGTAGCTTTACCAGTGTTAGGAATGGTGAGCCTATGAATGGGACGGCTGAAGTCCAGTATTATTTTTTGTTGAGCCGTTTGAGGAGGGCAGTTAAATACTGTAGTGACAGGGTGTGGCTTCGTGGCAGGTCAAGCGATGAGCTGAACCGTTCGGCTAGCTCGGCCGAGAAACTTGCTGCTGAATTACTATGGCTGGCTCAGAAAATGGCGGCCTGTGGGTCTATTGAGGAAGCTAAAActctaaaaaatttagaatcCAAACAAAGCTGTTAG